From Streptomonospora salina, the proteins below share one genomic window:
- a CDS encoding serine/threonine-protein kinase — MPGPESLSPNDPASFGDYSVVGRLGKGGQGVVYLGRDEEGEEFAIKVLNDQWAQDDDLRRRFTKEVRAAQKVASFCTAAIHDAQLDQDPPYVVSEYVPGTSLQEAVADKGPRKGAALQRLAITTATALVAIHQAGIVHRDFKPGNVLLGPDGPRVIDFGIARVSDGTATMTNSIVGTPSYMAPEQIEGQEMTPKVDIFAWGCVMAFAATGGAPFGTDSVPAVVHRVVSAPPDLTGLPESLETVVRACLDKDPERRPAAQELLMRLLGHESAVSTDDALKEGERIAEKGPLSGPQTPVPGPGAPPAQGGGPAAPSPSGPQTPHPNGYTGPGGGMAPPPAGPHPTGPQHTGPQQGGFPPRQQMGPGQPMPGGNPNMTGAPHGPAPGPPPGTGPNTMYGNHGMPTQPPPNMQQPPNRQQRQVEDPILSQGWVVPAVLIAIIILLLVLFLVALS; from the coding sequence ATGCCCGGTCCCGAGTCGCTGTCGCCGAACGACCCCGCCTCGTTCGGCGATTACAGCGTGGTCGGACGCCTCGGGAAGGGCGGCCAGGGTGTGGTCTACCTCGGCCGCGACGAGGAGGGCGAGGAATTCGCCATCAAAGTCCTCAACGACCAGTGGGCGCAGGACGACGATCTCCGCCGGCGGTTCACCAAGGAGGTGCGGGCGGCGCAGAAGGTCGCCTCGTTCTGCACCGCCGCCATCCACGACGCCCAGCTCGACCAGGACCCGCCCTACGTCGTGTCGGAGTACGTGCCCGGCACGTCGCTGCAGGAGGCGGTGGCCGACAAGGGGCCGCGCAAGGGCGCGGCGCTGCAGCGGCTGGCGATCACCACCGCGACCGCGCTGGTGGCCATCCACCAGGCCGGCATCGTGCACCGCGACTTCAAGCCCGGAAACGTGCTGCTGGGCCCCGACGGGCCCCGGGTGATCGACTTCGGGATCGCGCGCGTCTCCGACGGCACCGCCACGATGACCAACTCGATCGTGGGCACGCCGTCCTACATGGCCCCCGAGCAGATCGAGGGCCAGGAGATGACGCCGAAGGTCGACATCTTCGCGTGGGGCTGCGTCATGGCGTTCGCCGCCACCGGCGGCGCGCCTTTCGGCACCGACAGCGTGCCCGCCGTCGTCCACCGCGTCGTCAGCGCCCCGCCCGATCTGACCGGGCTGCCGGAATCGCTGGAGACCGTCGTCCGGGCGTGCCTGGACAAGGACCCCGAGCGCCGGCCGGCCGCCCAGGAGCTGCTGATGCGGCTGCTCGGCCACGAGAGCGCCGTCTCCACCGACGACGCCCTCAAGGAGGGCGAGCGCATCGCCGAGAAAGGGCCGCTCAGCGGTCCGCAGACCCCCGTTCCCGGCCCGGGGGCCCCGCCCGCGCAGGGTGGCGGCCCGGCCGCCCCCAGCCCGAGCGGCCCGCAGACGCCCCACCCGAACGGCTACACGGGCCCCGGCGGCGGTATGGCTCCGCCTCCGGCCGGTCCCCACCCCACGGGCCCGCAGCACACCGGCCCGCAGCAGGGCGGTTTCCCGCCCCGGCAGCAGATGGGGCCGGGGCAGCCGATGCCCGGCGGCAACCCGAACATGACCGGTGCACCGCACGGCCCGGCCCCCGGGCCGCCTCCGGGCACCGGCCCCAACACGATGTACGGCAACCACGGCATGCCCACGCAGCCGCCGCCGAACATGCAGCAGCCCCCGAACCGGCAGCAGCGCCAGGTCGAGGATCCGATCCTGTCGCAGGGATGGGTCGTGCCCGCGGTGCTGATCGCGATCATCATCCTGCTGCTCGTGCTGTTCCTGGTCGCACTGAGCTAA